A genomic segment from Vicia villosa cultivar HV-30 ecotype Madison, WI unplaced genomic scaffold, Vvil1.0 ctg.000816F_1_1, whole genome shotgun sequence encodes:
- the LOC131631359 gene encoding K(+) efflux antiporter 3, chloroplastic, giving the protein MLESLLSCSQTLKGYDLTNQKSPGYSRAASRICRSSKQVPFLCHSTAVSEKFTRRTSLDVPSFSGWKLSYFSKYRPLRWERLQTNATSYDVAGAVEVVNDLGLDTLTFLAVTVFIVPSFKFIKASPILGFFLAGVVLNQFGLIRNLEDVKVLSEWGILFLLFEMGLELSLARLKALAKYAFGMGLTQVLLSTLAFTAFELPPNGAVGTQILQFLFHSRSDLVNIRSVDEAVVIGAALSLSSSAFVLQLLAEKGELPTRLGSATLGILLLQDIAVVPLLVILPVLESQTMTEESIWPMLAQESLKALGGLGLLSFGAKYILRRVFEVVADTRSSEAFVALCLLTIAGTSLLTQKLGFSDTLGAFLAGAILAETNFRTQIEADIRPFRGLLLGLFFLTTGTSIDMQVLLREWPNVLALLAGLITIKTLIITAIGPRVGLTLQESVRIGLLLSQGGEFGFVVFSLANRLGVLPLELNKLLIIVVVLSMALTPFLNEAGRRAASFIEDQSDDENKQKDPDMVNFDVNEPVVVLGFGQMGQVLANLLSNPMASEGDSDTIGWPYVVFDIDARVVKEGRKLGFPIIYGDGSSPGVLQSAGISSPKAIMVMLTEKKKSCEAVQRLRLAFPAVPIYARARDLKHLLDLKKAGATDATMENAETSLQLGSKLLKGLGMMSDDVAFLSQLVRDNMELQAEVAVSLPDYRESKIMEPLQVRVADIKESRIPVAATTPKYELSVQNQKDQASLSRVQKGADPEEEEEDYELNQAVKLEGNGASFIKQDIDESSTVGSQDDLGQQNLPEP; this is encoded by the exons ATGTTGGAGTCTTTACTATCTTGTTCCCAAACCCTCAAG GGATATGACTTGACCAATCAAAAGAGTCCCGGCTATTCTCGTGCTGCTTCGCGAATTTGTAGAAGTTCTAAGCAAGTTCCGTTTCTATGTCATAGTACTGCTGTATCAGAGAAATTCACTAGAAGAACGTCTCTGGATGTTCCTTCATTTTCTGGTTGGAAATTATCCTATTTCTCTAAGTATAGGCCACTAAGGTGGGAACGGTTACAAACAAATGCTACGTCATATGATGTTGCTGGAGCTGTTGAAGTTGTCAATGATTTAGGATTGGATACTCTTACTTTCTTGGCTGTTACCGTTTTTATCGTCCCGTCGTTCAAGTTTATTAAAGCCAGTCCT ATACTTGGTTTCTTCCTTGCTGGGGTGGTGCTTAATCAGTTTGGTTTAATTAGGaaccttgaagatgttaaagTTTTGTCTGAATGGGGGATCCTTTTCTTG CTGTTTGAGATGGGTTTGGAACTTTCACTAGCACGTTTGAAAGCTCTTGCAAAATATGCTTTCGGAATGGGATTGACTCAG GTTTTACTATCTACTTTAGCATTCACTGCTTTTGAGCTTCCACCAAATGGGGCTGTTGGAACTCAAATTTTGCAATTCCTTTTCCACTCAAGGTCTGATCTG GTGAACATCAGAAGTGTCGACGAAGCTGTAGTGATTGGAGCTGCTCTCTCTCTGTCATCTTCTGCATTTGTTCTACAG CTTCTTGCAGAGAAAGGTGAGCTTCCTACAAGGCTTGGTTCAGCAACTCTTGGGATACTTCTTTTGCAG GACATAGCTGTTGTCCCTCTTTTGGTTATACTTCCAGTACTTGAGAGCCAG ACTATGACTGAGGAAAGTATTTGGCCCATGCTTGCTCAAGAAAGTTTGAAGGCATTAGGTGGATTGGGTCTGCTTTCATTTGGAGCAAAGTATATCCTCAGAAGAGTTTTTGAG GTTGTTGCAGATACAAGAAGTTCAGAGGCTTTTGTTGCTCTTTGCTTGCTGACTATTGCTGGGACTTCACTACTCACACAGAAACTGGGCTTCAGTGATACG CTTGGAGCATTTTTAGCTGGGGCAATCCTAGCAGAGACAAATTTCAGGACCCAGATTGAAGCAGACATAAGACCATTTAGAGGCTTGCTGCTCGGATTGTTTTTTCTAACTACAGGGACTTCAATAGACATGCAG GTTCTCTTGCGAGAGTGGCCAAACGTACTTGCGCTCTTGGCGGGTTTAATCACGATCAAAACATTGATCATAACTGCGATTGGTCCTCGTGTTGGCCTTACTTTACAAGAAAGTGTAAGAATAGGATTGCTTCTATCCCAAGGAGGGGAGTTTGGATTTGTAGTATTCTCTTTGGCGAATAG ACTTGGGGTGCTTCCACTCGAGCTTAACAAACTGCTCATAATTGTTGTTGTATTGTCAATGGCGCTAACCCCATTTCTGAATGAAGCTGGAAGGAGGGCTGCTAGCTTTATTGAAGATCAATCTGATGACGAGAAT AAACAGAAAGATCCTGATATGGTTAATTTCGATGTTAATGAACCTGTTGTCGTCCTTGGATTTGGACAAATGGGCCAG GTCCTTGCTAATTTGCTGTCCAACCCAATGGCTTCAGAAGGAGATAGTGATACAATAGGATGGCCTTATGTGGTATTTGATATTGACGCCAGGGTTGTAAAG GAAGGTAGAAAACTTGGCTTTCCTATTATCTATGGGGATGGATCAAGTCCAGGTGTTCTTCAATCTGCcggtatctcatctccaaaagCTATCATGGTTATGCTCACTGAGAAGAAGAAATCATGTGAAGCTGTTCAGAGGCTACGATTGGCTTTTCCTGCA GTTCCAATATATGCCAGAGCTCGAGATCTAAAACATCTTTTAGATCTAAAGAAAGCAGGTGCGACGGATGCCACTATGGAAAATGCAGAG ACTAGCTTACAACTTGGTTCTAAGTTGCTGAAAGGCCTGGGGATGATGTCCGATGATGTAGCATTTTTGAGCCAGCTTGTTAGAGACAATATGGAGCTACAAGCTGAGGTAGCAGTCAGCCTACCAGATTACCGGGAATCAAAGATCATGGAACCACTGCAG GTGAGAGTTGCTGATATAAAGGAGTCACGCATTCCGGTGGCAGCTACTACACCAAAATATGAATTATCAGTACAGAACCAGAAAGATCAAGCTTCGTTGAGTAGAGTTCAGAAGGGagccgatcctgaagaagaagaagaagattatgaaCTAAATCAAGCTGTTAAATTAGAAGGAAATGGTGCTTCGTTTATCAAACAAGATATTGATGAAAGCTCAACGGTTGGATCTCAAGATGATTTAGGACAGCAGAATCTTCCGGAACCATGA
- the LOC131631360 gene encoding peptide methionine sulfoxide reductase B5-like gives MTVTGLNILRTTPLTSFHSSNHLLRSYPTLLFNSHFAFTPPTALNPTLSIPQPKRRFRAGIVAMAAPEPGPVHKSEEEWQAILSPEQFRILRQKGTEYPGTGEYDKFFEEGVYTCAGCETPLYKSTTKFNSGCGWPAFYEGIPGAINRHPDPDGRRIEITCAACGGHLGHVFKGEGFPTPTNERHCVNSISLKFGPDNA, from the exons ATGACGGTGACGGGCCTCAATATTCTAAGAACCACACCTCTCACTTCTTTCCATTCCTCAAACCACCTCCTTCGTTCTTATCCCACCCTTCTCTTCAACTCCCATTTCGCTTTTACTCCACCCACCGCTCTCAACCCTACCCTTTCCATTCCTCAACCGAAGCGTCGTTTCCGCGCTGGAATTGTCGCCATGGCTGCACCTGAACCCGGGCCTGTCCACAAATCGGAGGAGGAATGGCAAGCTATTCTCTCCCCTGAGCAGTTTCGAATTCTGAGGCAGAAAGGCACCGA GTACCCCGGAACAGGAGAATATGACAAGTTCTTTGAGGAGGGGGTCTACACTTGTGCAGGTTGTGAAACTCCACTCTACAAGTCTACCACAAAATTCAATTCCGGTTGTGGCTGGCCAGCCTTCTATGAGGGTATTCCTGGAGCCATAAATCGCCAC CCTGACCCTGATGGAAGGAGGATCGAAATAACATGTGCTGCATGTGGGGGACATCTTGGTCATGTATTTAAAGGTGAAGGATTTCCAACACCCACCAACGAACGACATTGTGTCAATAGCATTTCACTGAAATTTGGACCAGACAATGCTTAG
- the LOC131631361 gene encoding glutamyl-tRNA reductase 2, chloroplastic-like encodes MTSIGGSSSAAATLSSSVKFSPCHLLPPSEFPKSTFSPHRTPLNPPKCTLRSENPLPQNAVVSKPSPLEILKASSADRYTKEKSSIIVIGLNVHTAPVEMREKLAIPEAQWPQVIQELCALNHIEEAAVLSTCNRIEIYLVALSQHRAVREVTDWISKLSGVSVSEICKHQILLYNKDATQHLFEVAAGLDSLVLGEGQILSQVKQVVKTGQGVPGFDRKISGLFKQAISVGKRVRTETNISSGSVSVSSAAVELALMKRSVASFDDARVLVIGAGKMGKLVIKHLAAKGCRKMVVVNRTEERVNAIREEMKDVDLVFRPLSEMLECAAEADLIFTCTASESPLFSKENVEMLPSIGEGVGNQLYIDISIPRNVDPGVSELENAIVYNVDDLREVVDANKEDRYQKAMEARGIIQEELNKFEAWIDSLETVPTIKKFRAYVERIRAAELEKCLSKMRGNVSKEQKEAMYALSMGIVNKLLHGPMQHLRCDGNDNKSLSEVLENMRALNRMYDLETEIFLMEEKIRVKMERAKK; translated from the exons ATGACGTCCATCGGCGGCTCATCCTCCGCCGCCGCCACTCTTTCCTCCTCCGTCAAATTCTCCCCCTGTCACCTCCTCCCGCCTTCTGAATTTCCCAAATCCACATTTTCTCCCCATCGTACCCCTCTCAATCCCCCCAAATGCACCCTCCGTTCTGAAAACCCCCTTCCTCAAAACGCCGTCGTTTCAAAACCTTCTCCTCTCGAAATACTCAAAGCCTCTTCAGCTGACA GATATACGAAGGAGAAGAGCAGTATCATTGTGATTGGACTCAACGTTCATACAGCTCCTGTTGAAATGCGTGAGAAGCTTGCTATTCCAGAAGCACAGTGGCCTCAAGTTATTCAGGAGCTTTGTGCTCTTAATCACATAGAAGAAGCTGCTGTTCTCAGTACGTGTAACCGAATCGAGATTTACCTTGTTGCTCTCTCTCAACACCGTGCTGTTAGAGAAGTCACAGATTGGATCTCCAAG ttAAGTGGGGTTTCAGTATCTGAGATTTGTAAGCATCAGATCTTGTTGTATAATAAGGATGCAACACAGCATCTTTTTGAAGTTGCTGCTGGTCTTGATTCACTTGTTCTTGGGGAAGGTCAAATTCTTTCTCAGGTTAAACAAGTTGTGAAAACTGGACAGGGAGTGCCGGGTTTTGATAGGAAAATCAGTGGTTTGTTTAAGCAGGCTATTTCCGTTGGAAAACGGGTTCGAACTGAGACGAATATATCATCTGGGTCGGTTTCTGTTAGTTCAGCTGCTGTTGAGTTGGCGCTTATGAAGAGATCTGTGGCTTCCTTTGATGATGCTAGAGTTTTGGTGATTGGGGCGGGTAAGATGGGGAAGCTAGTGATCAAACATTTGGCTGCTAAAGGGTGTAGAAAAATGGTGGTTGTTAATAGAACTGAAGAGAGAGTTAATGCCATTAGGGAAGAGATGAAGGATGTTGACTTAGTGTTTAGACCTCTTTCTGAAATGCTGGAATGTGCTGCTGAGGCTGATTTGATCTTCACATGTACTGCATCTGAGTCGCCGTTGTTCTCAAAAGAGAATGTGGAGATGCTTCCTTCAATCGGCGAAGGTGTGGGAAACCAACTTTACATTGATATATCTATACCAAGGAATGTGGATCCGGGTGTGTCCGAACTGGAGAATGCAATAGTGTACAATGTGGATGATCTCCGAGAAGTTGTTGATGCTAACAAGGAGGACAGATACCAAAAAGCTATGGAAGCTCGAGGAATTATTCAGGAggaattaaataaatttgaagcGTGGATAGACTCTCTTGAAACTGTTCCTACTATTAAGAAATTTAGAGCTTATGTTGAAAGGATTAGAGCTGCTGAGCTGGAAAAATGTTTGTCAAAGATGCGTGGCAACGTATCAAAGGAACAGAAAGAAGCAATGTATGCCCTTAGTATGGGTATTGTGAACAAGCTACTTCATGGTCCTATGCAGCATCTGAGATGTGATGGGAATGATAATAAAAGTCTTAGTGAAGTTCTTGAGAACATGCGTGCTCTTAACAGAATGTATGATCTTGAGACAGAAATATTCTTGATGGAAGAAAAAATTAGAGTCAAGATGGAAAGGGCTAAGAAGTAA
- the LOC131631363 gene encoding protein trichome birefringence-like 12 isoform X1, whose translation MSPKLPSHLFPYLILLTLASIYLFSSFISLHTPSSSSSQSLALSNCNFFKGNWVFDPNHTPLYDETCPFHRNAWNCIRNQRENLSLINSWKWVPRGCDLPRIDPFRFLGVMRNKNVGFVGDSLNENFLVSFLCILRVADEGARKWKKKGAWRGAYFPKFNVTVAYHRAVLLSKYQWQPKQSEGGIQDGSEGINRVDVDVPADEWAKIAGFYDVLLFNTGHWWNFDKFPKEKPLVFYKEAKPIVPPPEMLDGLKIVLDNMVAYIEKEFPRNSLKFWRLISPRHFYGGDWNQNGSCLFNKPLEENELDLWFEPRNNGVNKEARQMNFVIQKVLQGTNIQLVDFTHLSEFRADAHPAIWLGKKDAVAIWGQDCLHWCLPGLPDTWVDILSQLILDGLGRTGRL comes from the exons ATGTCCCCAAAGCTACCTTCACATCTATTCCCTTACCTCATCTTACTAACTCTTGCATCCATTTATCTCttctcttcattcatctctctccaCACACCCTCTTCTTCATCCTCACAATCCCTCGCACTCTCCAACTGCAACTTCTTCAAAGGCAACTGGGTTTTCGATCCAAATCATACCCCACTCTACGACGAAACATGTCCCTTCCACCGAAACGCATGGAACTGCATCAGAAACCAGAGGGAAAATCTGAGCTTGATCAATTCTTGGAAATGGGTTCCACGTGGCTGCGATTTGCCTCGGATCGACCCGTTTCGGTTTCTGGGTGTGATGAGAAATAAGAATGTTGGGTTTGTTGGGGATTCGCTCAATGAGAATTTCTTGGTTTCGTTTTTGTGTATTCTTAGGGTTGCTGATGAGGGTGCACGGAAGTGGAAAAAGAAGGGTGCTTGGAGAGGTGCTTATTTTCCCAAATTCAATGTCACTGTTGCTTATCATCGTGCAGTTTTGCTCTCCAAATACCA GTGGCAGCCAAAGCAATCCGAAGGTGGGATACAAGATGGATCAGAAGGTATTAATCGAGTTGACGTTGATGTTCCTGCAGATGAATGGGCTAAGATTGCAGGTTTCTATGATGTCCTGCTGTTTAATACTGGTCACTG GTGGAATTTTGACAAATTCCCAAAGGAGAAGCCTCTTGTCTTCTATAAAGAAGCAAAACCAATAGTTCCTCCACCTGAGATGTTGGATGGACTTAAAATTGTTCTTGATAACATGGTCGCATACATAGAAAAAGAATTTCCTAGAAACTCACTTAAGTTCTGGCGTTTAATATCCCCAAGACACTTTTATGGTGGAGATTGGAATCAAAACGGTAGCTGCTTGTTCAACAAGCCACTTGAAGAGAATGAG CTTGACTTGTGGTTTGAACCCAGGAATAACGGAGTTAACAAGGAAGCAAGACAGATGAATTTTGTGATTCAAAAGGTATTACAAGGCACAAACATCCAATTAGTTGACTTTACACATTTAAGCGAGTTTAGAGCTGATGCTCATCCAGCGATATGGCTAGGAAAGAAAGATGCAGTTGCAATTTGGGGCCAGGATTGCTTGCATTGGTGTCTTCCAGGTCTTCCTGACACATGGGTTGATATTTTATCTCAACTGATCCTTGATGGTCTTGGAAGAACTGGTAGGTTGTAA
- the LOC131631363 gene encoding protein trichome birefringence-like 12 isoform X2, protein MSPKLPSHLFPYLILLTLASIYLFSSFISLHTPSSSSSQSLALSNCNFFKGNWVFDPNHTPLYDETCPFHRNAWNCIRNQRENLSLINSWKWVPRGCDLPRIDPFRFLGVMRNKNVGFVGDSLNENFLVSFLCILRVADEGARKWKKKGAWRGAYFPKFNVTVAYHRAVLLSKYQWQPKQSEGGIQDGSEGINRVDVDVPADEWAKIAGFYDVLLFNTGHWWNFDKFPKEKPLVFYKEAKPIVPPPEMLDGLKIVLDNMVAYIEKEFPRNSLKFWRLISPRHFYGGDWNQNGSCLFNKPLEENEE, encoded by the exons ATGTCCCCAAAGCTACCTTCACATCTATTCCCTTACCTCATCTTACTAACTCTTGCATCCATTTATCTCttctcttcattcatctctctccaCACACCCTCTTCTTCATCCTCACAATCCCTCGCACTCTCCAACTGCAACTTCTTCAAAGGCAACTGGGTTTTCGATCCAAATCATACCCCACTCTACGACGAAACATGTCCCTTCCACCGAAACGCATGGAACTGCATCAGAAACCAGAGGGAAAATCTGAGCTTGATCAATTCTTGGAAATGGGTTCCACGTGGCTGCGATTTGCCTCGGATCGACCCGTTTCGGTTTCTGGGTGTGATGAGAAATAAGAATGTTGGGTTTGTTGGGGATTCGCTCAATGAGAATTTCTTGGTTTCGTTTTTGTGTATTCTTAGGGTTGCTGATGAGGGTGCACGGAAGTGGAAAAAGAAGGGTGCTTGGAGAGGTGCTTATTTTCCCAAATTCAATGTCACTGTTGCTTATCATCGTGCAGTTTTGCTCTCCAAATACCA GTGGCAGCCAAAGCAATCCGAAGGTGGGATACAAGATGGATCAGAAGGTATTAATCGAGTTGACGTTGATGTTCCTGCAGATGAATGGGCTAAGATTGCAGGTTTCTATGATGTCCTGCTGTTTAATACTGGTCACTG GTGGAATTTTGACAAATTCCCAAAGGAGAAGCCTCTTGTCTTCTATAAAGAAGCAAAACCAATAGTTCCTCCACCTGAGATGTTGGATGGACTTAAAATTGTTCTTGATAACATGGTCGCATACATAGAAAAAGAATTTCCTAGAAACTCACTTAAGTTCTGGCGTTTAATATCCCCAAGACACTTTTATGGTGGAGATTGGAATCAAAACGGTAGCTGCTTGTTCAACAAGCCACTTGAAGAGAATGAG GAATAA